Proteins co-encoded in one Marinobacter gudaonensis genomic window:
- a CDS encoding asparaginase domain-containing protein gives MIQIFTTGGTIDKVYFDANSQFEVGHSLLPELLSESNIHEGYRLRELLRKDSLEMDDADRQQVLEAVQACDCERIVITHGTDTMADTAAVLSSLKDKTIVLTGAMQPARMRRTDAVFNIGFAWAAVQLLPAGVYIAMNGEVFEAGSVRKNLQAQRFERT, from the coding sequence ATGATCCAGATCTTCACCACCGGTGGCACCATCGACAAGGTTTACTTTGACGCCAACAGCCAGTTCGAGGTGGGCCACAGCCTGCTGCCCGAGTTGCTCTCCGAATCCAACATTCACGAGGGCTACCGATTGAGGGAACTGCTGCGCAAGGACAGCCTGGAGATGGACGATGCTGACCGTCAGCAGGTGCTGGAGGCGGTGCAGGCGTGTGACTGTGAGCGGATCGTGATCACCCACGGCACCGATACCATGGCTGATACCGCGGCGGTACTGTCGTCCCTCAAGGATAAAACCATCGTATTGACGGGCGCCATGCAGCCGGCCCGGATGCGGCGAACCGATGCGGTGTTCAACATCGGTTTTGCCTGGGCGGCGGTACAGCTGCTGCCCGCGGGCGTCTACATTGCGATGAACGGTGAGGTATTCGAAGCCGGTTCGGTGCGCAAGAACCTCCAGGCCCAGCGTTTCGAACGCACCTGA
- the phoB gene encoding phosphate regulon transcriptional regulator PhoB, with protein sequence MNGKTVLIVDDEAPIREMIAVALEMADYDYLEAADAREAHALIVDKNPDLVLLDWMLPGTSGVELARRLKKEEATADIPIIMLTAKVEEDNKIQGLEVGADDYITKPFSPRELVARLKAVLRRATPPGVDTPIEVEGLTLDPVGHRVTTRDGALTMGPTEYRLLQFFMTHQERVYTRSQLLDQVWGGNVYVEERTVDVHIRRLRKALGDEYDHLIQTVRGTGYRFSTKAA encoded by the coding sequence ATGAACGGAAAAACCGTCCTGATCGTCGATGACGAGGCGCCGATCCGCGAGATGATCGCCGTGGCCCTCGAAATGGCGGATTATGACTATCTGGAGGCAGCGGATGCCCGGGAAGCCCATGCCCTGATTGTCGACAAGAACCCGGATCTGGTGCTTCTGGACTGGATGCTGCCCGGCACCAGCGGCGTGGAACTGGCCCGACGCCTGAAAAAAGAGGAAGCCACTGCCGATATCCCCATCATCATGCTCACCGCCAAGGTGGAGGAAGACAACAAGATCCAGGGCCTGGAGGTGGGCGCCGATGACTACATCACCAAGCCGTTCAGCCCCCGGGAACTGGTGGCCCGGCTGAAAGCGGTCCTGCGCCGCGCCACTCCGCCGGGGGTCGACACCCCGATCGAGGTGGAGGGCCTGACCCTGGATCCGGTTGGCCATCGGGTTACCACGCGGGACGGCGCGCTCACCATGGGCCCCACGGAATACCGCCTGCTGCAATTCTTCATGACACACCAGGAACGGGTATATACTCGGTCCCAATTGCTGGATCAGGTCTGGGGCGGAAACGTCTATGTTGAGGAGCGGACCGTGGACGTCCATATCCGACGGCTGCGCAAGGCCCTGGGCGACGAATACGACCACCTGATCCAGACCGTTCGGGGAACCGGCTACCGGTTCTCGACCAAAGCCGCGTAA
- the pbpG gene encoding D-alanyl-D-alanine endopeptidase, with protein sequence MMQNRSWMVLWVCLLVLLPGGAQAHQQSSPSAAATANEAAGPNLASVNAAVAVVGQEELMYGKNAHRSVPIASITKLMTALVVLESGEPLDAWLTFHERHTPAAANAYSRIRIDSQMRRADVLRIALMSSENFAAYTLARSHPGGFDAFIEAMNSKAADLGMTGTRFVDPTGLSADNVSTAADLVRLVNAAASHPEIRQYSTTGYFRGQFRNPRYSLSFGNTNALVHRDSWGVALSKTGYLSEAGRCLVMVSRMDGKDVVTVLLDSLGTRSPLGDAGRIKRWLDTGAPGSVAAAARRYEQKKNAAYADSGQQSASVN encoded by the coding sequence ATGATGCAGAACCGGAGTTGGATGGTGTTGTGGGTGTGCCTGCTGGTGTTGCTGCCCGGGGGGGCTCAGGCCCACCAACAGAGCTCGCCGTCAGCTGCTGCCACCGCCAACGAGGCCGCAGGTCCCAATCTGGCATCGGTGAACGCCGCGGTTGCCGTTGTCGGGCAGGAAGAGCTGATGTATGGCAAGAATGCCCATCGCTCGGTGCCCATTGCCTCCATCACCAAACTGATGACGGCCCTAGTGGTGCTCGAATCCGGGGAGCCCCTGGATGCCTGGCTGACCTTCCACGAGCGCCACACGCCCGCCGCGGCCAACGCCTACAGCCGGATCCGCATTGATTCGCAGATGCGCAGGGCGGATGTGCTGCGTATTGCCCTGATGTCGTCGGAGAACTTCGCCGCTTACACCCTGGCCCGCAGCCATCCCGGCGGTTTCGATGCCTTCATTGAGGCGATGAATAGCAAGGCGGCTGATCTGGGTATGACCGGTACCCGATTTGTTGATCCCACCGGTCTGTCAGCGGACAACGTATCGACCGCCGCCGATCTGGTGCGGCTGGTCAATGCTGCGGCCAGTCATCCCGAGATTAGGCAATACTCCACCACCGGCTATTTCCGGGGCCAGTTCCGCAACCCCCGTTACAGCCTGTCCTTTGGTAACACAAACGCCCTGGTCCACCGGGACAGCTGGGGCGTCGCCCTGAGCAAGACCGGTTACCTGTCCGAAGCCGGGCGATGCCTGGTGATGGTTTCCCGCATGGACGGCAAGGATGTGGTTACCGTGTTGCTGGATTCCCTGGGCACCCGGTCGCCCCTGGGCGATGCCGGTCGCATCAAACGCTGGCTGGATACCGGTGCGCCGGGCTCGGTGGCCGCTGCCGCCCGCCGTTATGAACAAAAAAAGAACGCGGCATACGCCGATTCCGGCCAGCAGTCAGCCAGCGTGAACTGA
- a CDS encoding response regulator yields the protein MAMLKALVVDDASFVRDLVKRTVRQRFPVIETTDAQNGRRAQSLMSRTAFDLVLCDWEMPEMSGLELLQWMRQQPQYQKVPFIMITSRGDKDHVIEAVKEGVSEYLGKPFSPDGLSKKIIKVMGRSLKDAMDRSGKSMASPADAFMESASLLTRKPEPAAEVPERADSPKAPSSSSTGGNRAAAPRGSMSLASVRFAESTLKSVVKDINLTEVRVIAKRDQMFPGILDQAVVDIEIGENQMARLNGYVHQLQAVDKRQDTDFVSVTIRFVDEDPKKLEDLSRFIARFRSGR from the coding sequence ATGGCAATGCTGAAAGCGCTGGTGGTTGACGATGCCAGCTTTGTGCGGGATCTGGTCAAGCGAACGGTGCGTCAGCGCTTCCCGGTGATTGAAACCACCGATGCCCAGAACGGGCGCCGGGCCCAGTCACTGATGTCGCGCACCGCCTTTGATCTGGTGCTGTGTGACTGGGAAATGCCGGAAATGTCCGGTCTCGAACTGCTCCAGTGGATGCGCCAGCAGCCGCAGTATCAAAAGGTGCCGTTCATCATGATCACCAGTCGGGGCGACAAGGATCATGTGATTGAAGCCGTCAAGGAAGGCGTTTCGGAATACCTCGGCAAGCCATTCAGCCCGGACGGCCTGAGCAAGAAGATCATCAAGGTCATGGGGCGCAGCCTGAAAGACGCCATGGACCGCAGTGGCAAGTCCATGGCGAGCCCTGCGGACGCCTTCATGGAGTCGGCCTCGCTGCTGACACGCAAGCCGGAACCGGCCGCGGAAGTGCCGGAGCGGGCCGATTCGCCAAAAGCCCCCTCATCGTCATCGACCGGCGGCAACCGCGCGGCCGCCCCCCGGGGCAGCATGAGTCTGGCCTCGGTGCGGTTTGCCGAGAGCACCCTCAAGTCCGTGGTCAAGGATATCAACCTGACCGAGGTACGGGTGATCGCCAAACGGGACCAGATGTTTCCCGGAATCCTGGACCAGGCGGTGGTGGACATCGAGATCGGGGAAAACCAGATGGCACGGCTCAACGGCTACGTGCATCAGCTCCAGGCGGTGGACAAACGCCAGGATACGGATTTTGTCAGTGTCACCATCCGCTTTGTGGACGAGGATCCCAAGAAACTGGAGGATCTTTCCCGGTTTATAGCCCGCTTCCGGTCCGGACGTTAA
- a CDS encoding pseudouridine synthase, whose protein sequence is MRLDQFVAQSAGLSRKDAKRAIGQGRVTVDGKSGVSANQKLSPQARIALEGRVLQLPGERYLMMYKPAGVVSATTDSDHPTALDLLPSDLARDLHIAGRLDADTTGLLLLTTDGQWSHRVTSPRTECPKTYQVTLDAPLTDEAVRQLESGVHLRDDPKPTRPARVRVTGDTMIELTISEGRYHQVKRMIAAVGHHVEALHRMQIGPVRLDPALKPGDFRPLTDEEKASLG, encoded by the coding sequence ATGCGACTGGATCAGTTCGTCGCCCAGAGCGCCGGGCTCTCCCGCAAGGACGCCAAGCGGGCAATCGGCCAGGGGCGGGTAACAGTGGACGGCAAAAGCGGTGTCTCGGCCAACCAGAAACTGTCCCCTCAGGCCCGGATCGCCCTCGAGGGCCGGGTGTTGCAACTACCCGGTGAACGCTACCTGATGATGTACAAGCCCGCCGGCGTGGTCAGCGCCACCACCGACAGTGACCACCCTACGGCTCTGGATCTGTTGCCATCGGATCTGGCGCGAGATCTGCACATAGCCGGACGCCTGGATGCCGATACGACCGGGTTGCTGTTGCTGACCACCGATGGTCAGTGGTCCCACAGGGTGACCTCCCCTCGCACGGAGTGTCCCAAAACCTATCAGGTCACGCTGGATGCACCGCTTACCGACGAGGCGGTTCGGCAACTGGAGTCAGGTGTCCACCTGAGGGACGATCCGAAACCGACCCGGCCGGCCCGGGTGCGGGTCACCGGGGATACGATGATCGAGCTGACCATTTCCGAGGGTCGATACCATCAGGTCAAACGCATGATCGCTGCCGTGGGCCATCATGTGGAGGCCTTGCACCGGATGCAGATTGGCCCGGTACGGCTGGATCCGGCGCTCAAGCCCGGCGATTTCCGGCCACTGACCGACGAGGAGAAGGCGAGCCTGGGCTGA
- a CDS encoding lytic murein transglycosylase: MLTTPARILRIRGAYRGLLISGFLSLLSLPALARENPTPAPDGFAECKARLEEQAVAAGVSRETASTVMASAEHLERVIELDRRQPEFTTTFADYLNRRVNEARVTRGRELLQEHQELLDRVTRETGVPAPYLVSFWGLETNFGSYFGKMPVPSSLTTLACDPRRSNFFTQQLIAALRIIDEGAIPADKMEGSWAGAMGHVQFMPTVFLQHAVDADGDGRRDLWNSLPDAMMSAGRFLESMNWDGDYRWGREVLLPKNFNYALADGRRLPLAQWREVGITDAFGRALPQEPIEASLVVPAGHEGPAFLAYHNFRVIMGWNRSEFYAIAVGHLADRIAGAGKLQNPPPEDAPALSRDNILQLQEALQKRGFDAGEPDGIMGPATRAAIRQFQSANGLVADGYPGETVLAELGVHAGQ; the protein is encoded by the coding sequence GTGCTGACCACACCTGCAAGGATTCTGCGCATCCGTGGCGCTTATCGCGGCCTTCTGATTTCCGGTTTTCTGTCTCTGCTGTCCCTGCCGGCTCTGGCCCGGGAAAACCCGACACCAGCGCCCGACGGCTTTGCCGAATGTAAAGCACGGCTTGAAGAACAGGCGGTTGCCGCCGGTGTCAGCCGAGAAACCGCCAGCACTGTGATGGCAAGCGCCGAACACCTCGAGCGAGTGATCGAGCTGGATCGTCGACAGCCGGAGTTCACCACCACCTTTGCCGACTACCTGAACCGACGGGTGAACGAGGCCCGCGTCACCAGAGGGCGGGAGTTACTGCAGGAACACCAGGAGCTGCTGGACCGGGTGACCCGGGAAACGGGCGTGCCTGCGCCCTACCTGGTGTCGTTCTGGGGGCTGGAAACCAACTTCGGCAGCTATTTCGGCAAAATGCCGGTGCCCAGCTCGCTGACCACCCTCGCCTGCGACCCACGACGCAGCAATTTCTTCACCCAGCAGTTGATTGCCGCCCTGCGTATCATCGACGAGGGCGCCATACCGGCGGACAAAATGGAAGGCTCCTGGGCCGGCGCAATGGGCCACGTGCAGTTCATGCCCACGGTATTCCTGCAGCACGCAGTAGACGCCGATGGCGACGGCAGACGGGACCTCTGGAACAGCCTGCCCGACGCCATGATGTCCGCGGGTCGTTTTCTTGAGTCCATGAACTGGGACGGCGATTACCGCTGGGGCCGAGAGGTGCTGCTGCCGAAGAACTTCAATTACGCCCTGGCGGACGGTCGTCGCCTGCCGCTGGCGCAGTGGCGGGAAGTGGGCATTACCGACGCCTTTGGCCGCGCGCTGCCGCAGGAACCCATTGAGGCGTCCCTGGTGGTGCCGGCGGGCCACGAAGGCCCGGCGTTCCTGGCCTACCATAACTTCCGGGTGATCATGGGCTGGAACCGGTCGGAGTTCTATGCCATCGCCGTCGGGCACCTGGCCGACCGCATCGCCGGCGCCGGCAAGCTCCAGAACCCTCCACCGGAGGATGCGCCGGCATTGTCCCGTGACAACATACTCCAGCTCCAGGAGGCGTTGCAGAAACGAGGCTTCGACGCTGGCGAACCGGACGGCATTATGGGGCCAGCTACCCGGGCTGCCATCCGCCAGTTCCAGTCCGCCAATGGGCTGGTAGCGGACGGCTATCCAGGCGAAACCGTACTCGCCGAACTGGGCGTGCATGCCGGCCAGTGA
- the ilvD gene encoding dihydroxy-acid dehydratase gives MTQDQNQDKRRKYSAPVVDGIGKSASRAMLRAVGFTDEDFRKPQVGIASTWSNLTPCNMHINQLAEESAAGADEAGGKSLIFNTITISDGIANGTEGMKYSLVSREVIADSIETVAGCEGFDGLVAIGGCDKNMPGCMMGLARLNRPSVFVYGGTILPGENHTDIISVFEAVGAHARGDLDLIEVKQIEETAIPGPGSCGGMYTANTMASAIEAMGMSLPGSSAQNAVSDTKAADCRGAGAAVLNLLEKDIKPSDIMTRKAFENAITVVIALGGSTNAVLHLLAMASTVGVELELEDFVEIGKRVPVLADLRPSGHYMMSELVAIGGIQPLMKMLLDRGLLHGDCLTVTGQTLAENLADVAPYPEGQDIIHAFDNPIKADSHLRILFGNLAPTGAVAKITGKEGTHFTGRARVFHSEEEAQERILDGTVVAGDVLVIRYEGPKGGPGMREMLSPTSAIMGKGLGSDVALITDGRFSGGSHGFVVGHVTPEAAEGGPIALVENGDTITIDAVNNRIELDISEEEMERRRKAWQAPAPRFTRGVLAKYARTVSSASKGAITDLP, from the coding sequence GTGACGCAGGACCAGAACCAGGACAAGCGCCGCAAATACTCCGCACCGGTGGTGGACGGCATCGGCAAATCGGCCAGTCGAGCCATGCTCCGGGCGGTCGGGTTCACCGACGAGGATTTCAGGAAGCCGCAGGTCGGTATTGCGTCAACGTGGAGCAACCTTACCCCCTGCAACATGCACATCAACCAACTGGCAGAGGAGTCCGCTGCCGGTGCCGATGAGGCCGGGGGCAAATCGCTGATCTTCAACACCATTACCATATCCGATGGCATCGCCAATGGCACCGAGGGGATGAAGTACTCGCTGGTGTCCCGGGAGGTGATCGCCGATTCCATCGAGACGGTTGCGGGCTGCGAGGGTTTTGATGGGCTGGTGGCCATTGGTGGCTGCGACAAGAACATGCCCGGGTGCATGATGGGACTGGCGCGCCTGAACCGACCGTCGGTGTTTGTTTATGGCGGCACCATCCTGCCCGGCGAAAACCACACCGACATTATTTCGGTGTTTGAAGCGGTGGGCGCCCACGCCCGGGGCGATCTGGATCTCATCGAGGTGAAACAGATCGAGGAGACCGCCATTCCGGGACCCGGCTCTTGTGGCGGTATGTACACGGCCAACACCATGGCCTCTGCCATTGAGGCCATGGGCATGAGCCTGCCGGGCAGTTCTGCCCAAAATGCCGTTTCCGACACCAAGGCCGCGGACTGTCGGGGTGCCGGGGCAGCGGTGCTTAATTTGCTGGAAAAGGATATCAAGCCCAGCGACATCATGACCCGCAAGGCGTTCGAGAATGCCATTACCGTGGTGATTGCCCTGGGTGGCTCCACCAACGCCGTGCTACACCTTCTGGCCATGGCCAGTACCGTGGGCGTGGAGCTTGAGCTGGAAGACTTTGTCGAGATTGGCAAGCGGGTGCCGGTGCTGGCCGACCTACGACCCAGTGGCCATTACATGATGTCCGAGCTGGTCGCCATTGGCGGCATCCAGCCGCTGATGAAAATGCTGCTGGACCGTGGTCTGCTGCACGGCGACTGCCTGACTGTTACCGGCCAGACCCTGGCGGAGAATCTGGCAGACGTGGCGCCCTACCCGGAAGGGCAGGACATCATTCATGCCTTTGATAACCCCATCAAGGCCGACAGTCACCTGCGTATTCTGTTCGGCAATCTTGCGCCCACCGGCGCCGTGGCCAAGATCACCGGCAAGGAAGGCACCCATTTCACGGGCCGCGCCCGGGTGTTCCATTCCGAGGAGGAAGCCCAGGAACGGATCCTCGATGGCACTGTGGTGGCCGGAGACGTGCTGGTGATCCGCTACGAGGGCCCGAAAGGTGGCCCGGGCATGCGTGAGATGCTCAGCCCCACCTCAGCGATCATGGGCAAGGGGCTGGGCAGCGACGTGGCGTTGATCACCGACGGCCGTTTTTCCGGGGGCAGCCACGGCTTCGTGGTGGGTCATGTGACGCCGGAAGCCGCAGAGGGCGGTCCGATCGCCCTGGTCGAGAACGGCGACACCATCACCATCGACGCGGTCAATAACCGTATTGAACTGGACATTTCCGAGGAAGAAATGGAACGCCGTCGGAAGGCCTGGCAGGCCCCCGCCCCCAGGTTTACCCGGGGTGTGCTGGCGAAGTATGCCCGTACCGTCAGTTCAGCCTCGAAGGGCGCCATTACCGATCTGCCATGA
- the phoR gene encoding phosphate regulon sensor histidine kinase PhoR: MQHNWSRYLRLIIGGLLGSLLVGLFFGEPLYGLTFGLIVYLWWTLRQARRLYQWLGNPSATDEAPQSVGLWGDIFDNLHKLHQSHLRTQDRLRAQINRVQESTNAMRDGVIMTDSRGAMEWWNGSAEYLLGFRRRTDRGQYIHNLIRTPAFKTYFDSRDYREPLEIHSPAKPHIHLQIQISLFGDDDRLIVAKDVTRLYQLEQMRRDFVGNVSHEMRTPLTVISGYLETLVDSADELPPKWRRAIHTMAAQSSRMEALITDLILLSKIETGEQTVNDTLTDVEQLLTQIGHDARALSGDRKHDISVDIGDRRLLKGDESQLRSAFSNLIFNAVKYTPAGGQIIVRWSTNRDGAHLSVKDTGIGIDPVHIPRLTERFYRADPSRHKDTGGTGLGLAIVKHVLLNHDGNLEIRSRIGEGSEFICHFPRERLVERLPEQVDH, translated from the coding sequence ATGCAGCACAACTGGTCACGGTACCTGCGCCTTATCATCGGTGGCCTGCTCGGCTCTTTGCTGGTAGGGCTTTTCTTCGGTGAGCCTCTCTATGGTCTCACCTTCGGGCTCATCGTCTACCTGTGGTGGACCCTGCGCCAGGCCCGGCGTCTTTACCAGTGGCTGGGCAACCCCAGCGCCACCGATGAAGCCCCTCAGAGTGTCGGCCTGTGGGGCGATATCTTCGACAACCTCCACAAGCTGCACCAGAGCCACCTGCGCACCCAGGATCGCCTGCGGGCCCAGATCAACCGGGTCCAGGAGTCCACCAACGCCATGCGCGATGGCGTGATCATGACCGACTCCCGAGGCGCCATGGAGTGGTGGAACGGCTCCGCGGAATACCTGCTGGGCTTCCGACGCAGGACCGACCGCGGTCAGTACATACACAACCTGATCCGCACGCCGGCGTTCAAGACCTACTTCGATTCCCGGGACTACCGGGAGCCACTGGAGATCCACTCCCCGGCCAAGCCCCATATCCACCTGCAGATCCAGATCAGCCTGTTCGGCGATGACGACCGCTTGATTGTGGCCAAGGACGTAACCCGCCTGTACCAGCTGGAACAGATGCGGCGCGATTTTGTAGGCAATGTCTCCCATGAGATGCGAACGCCGCTCACGGTGATCAGCGGCTATCTGGAAACCCTGGTGGACAGCGCCGACGAACTCCCGCCCAAGTGGCGGCGGGCCATTCATACCATGGCCGCACAATCGTCACGAATGGAAGCCCTGATTACGGACCTTATCCTGCTGTCGAAGATTGAAACCGGCGAGCAGACGGTGAACGACACGCTCACCGATGTCGAGCAGCTACTGACCCAGATTGGCCACGATGCCCGGGCCCTGAGTGGCGACAGGAAACATGACATTTCCGTGGATATCGGCGACCGGCGTCTGCTCAAGGGAGACGAGAGCCAGCTGCGCAGCGCCTTCTCCAACCTGATCTTCAACGCGGTGAAATACACGCCGGCGGGAGGCCAGATCATCGTGCGCTGGAGTACCAACCGCGACGGCGCTCATCTGTCAGTGAAGGACACCGGCATCGGCATAGACCCGGTGCACATTCCCAGGCTGACCGAGCGTTTTTACCGGGCCGACCCAAGCCGGCACAAGGACACCGGCGGCACCGGCCTGGGTCTGGCGATTGTCAAGCACGTGCTGCTGAACCACGATGGCAATCTGGAAATCCGCAGCCGTATTGGCGAGGGCAGCGAGTTTATCTGTCACTTTCCACGGGAACGGCTGGTGGAACGACTACCGGAGCAGGTAGACCATTAA
- a CDS encoding metal-dependent hydrolase has protein sequence MDSVTQAALGASLAGAVAGKTLGRSVLLTGAVLGTLPDLDVVIDYGNAVANFTQHRGFSHSLFILAPLAVLLAWLLWRWKPQLSFRRWLALTGLILITHPLLDSLTTYGTQLFWPFGRPIAVSSIFIIDPLYTLPLLAGCIAFLARPPAKTALVTGLALSTLYLGWSLAAQQVISQRVQPALAEAGMKAPALLVQPMPFTTLLWRATAIEGDQRIEIVTGFLDGSGPLNLERFPRRLELAESVAHLPQAQRLEWFTRGFLAYRQSDNQILATDIRLGLPGAHPFTFILARKQQGQIEPVASTRMPRPPMNTDALALLWARTTGETPVLCLASLSAPAPGTQC, from the coding sequence ATGGATTCAGTTACCCAGGCAGCCCTTGGCGCCTCCCTGGCCGGTGCGGTTGCCGGCAAGACCCTGGGCCGGTCAGTGCTGCTGACCGGTGCCGTGCTGGGCACCCTGCCCGATCTGGACGTGGTCATCGACTACGGCAACGCGGTGGCCAATTTTACCCAGCATCGGGGCTTCAGCCACTCGCTGTTCATACTGGCACCCCTGGCCGTCCTGCTGGCCTGGCTGCTCTGGCGCTGGAAACCGCAGTTGAGCTTCAGGCGTTGGCTGGCACTGACCGGCCTGATCCTGATCACCCATCCGCTGCTGGACTCGCTGACCACCTACGGCACCCAGCTGTTCTGGCCGTTCGGCCGGCCCATTGCGGTCAGCAGCATCTTTATTATTGATCCGCTCTACACGCTGCCGCTACTGGCAGGGTGCATCGCCTTCCTGGCACGACCACCGGCAAAAACCGCACTGGTCACAGGCCTGGCGCTGTCGACCCTGTACCTGGGCTGGAGCCTGGCGGCACAACAGGTCATTAGCCAGCGGGTGCAGCCGGCCCTGGCCGAGGCCGGCATGAAGGCGCCTGCCCTGCTGGTTCAACCGATGCCGTTCACCACGCTGCTGTGGCGCGCCACCGCGATTGAAGGAGACCAGCGCATAGAGATCGTCACCGGATTCCTGGACGGCAGTGGTCCTCTGAACCTTGAGCGGTTCCCGCGCCGGCTGGAGCTGGCGGAATCGGTGGCGCACCTGCCCCAGGCCCAGCGCCTGGAATGGTTCACCCGGGGGTTTCTTGCCTACCGTCAATCGGACAACCAGATCCTGGCCACCGACATCCGGCTGGGCCTGCCCGGGGCGCATCCATTTACCTTTATCCTGGCCCGGAAGCAGCAGGGCCAGATAGAACCGGTGGCAAGCACCCGCATGCCCAGACCACCGATGAACACCGATGCGCTGGCCCTGCTGTGGGCACGAACCACGGGCGAGACGCCCGTGCTCTGCCTGGCAAGCCTGAGCGCGCCGGCGCCCGGAACACAGTGTTAA